A stretch of Desulfurivibrio alkaliphilus AHT 2 DNA encodes these proteins:
- a CDS encoding LPS-assembly protein LptD, which translates to MLILLPVLLPPTGVRAEGLRPAAPEWELSADSLSHQLDPSRVTAEGNVVLSRPQEHGEPLVIRADQMVYDPESGTVEARGRVRLESTTEEVEAEGVVLHLESQTGTLEQATIHLVESGVYVRGAHIEKTGPESYYLEDAWYSACRPEEDCRPAWSLKSSKVYLTVDGLAHFVHPRLQVKEVPVLYSPYLMAPANVHRQSGFLAPELSTSRRRGDGLALPYFVNLSPSADLTLYPKYMDRRGLQSGVEFRYAAAPGSLGMFQFTYLKDKHQDTADDPYRNDGWLRDSSQRYWLRGKADHDFGDDLLLRLDLDLVSDQDYIMEFDSGLMGYARSTSAFESMFDRELQEPSLATRRSTLQLFRLRPTTLVAGELMGQQDSRHTLNYQGQEVDRNRRGTPLQALPRLHASGRSPMRSQPYSLAWSNEYVHYWRQEGIGAHRLDLHPQLIVPLPRGGGWTEGRATTGVRQTMYQVNEHDEHRWEYDRYQDRTAFDFETNLATTLVRDFRLAPQGPSRAAFDRPVTSPGLEHMVRPNLIYSYVSRSSESELPELDSVDRLERKNWLTYELNNYFEVFGYRASPPPSPPAPDDSALAINGPAEPEPLALPTSPPGDFWSRPLAFFKMMQTYDIDEARRDLEADESRRELSDLRFDLQASPLPSLDLRYQTNLSMYGQGVNRYELQGTYRRFGGSLTLNYRYLKHSGMREPYFYTEAGDSRHDVRAGFTAPLGDSLTFRGMINKSLTEDYIADASFGVTYHPHCWAVEMEVRRYVDEKSFMVVFTLDTLGEIPRWLKRGI; encoded by the coding sequence TTGCTGATTTTGCTGCCGGTCCTGCTGCCGCCGACCGGGGTGCGGGCCGAGGGCTTGCGGCCGGCGGCGCCAGAGTGGGAACTCAGCGCCGACAGCTTGAGTCACCAACTGGATCCCAGCCGGGTAACGGCCGAGGGCAATGTGGTGCTTTCCCGCCCGCAAGAGCACGGAGAACCGCTGGTGATCCGGGCCGACCAAATGGTTTACGACCCGGAAAGCGGCACCGTGGAGGCCCGCGGTCGGGTGCGGCTGGAGTCGACCACCGAAGAGGTGGAAGCCGAAGGCGTGGTGCTGCACCTGGAAAGCCAGACCGGCACCCTGGAGCAGGCCACCATCCACCTGGTGGAAAGCGGAGTTTACGTCAGGGGCGCGCACATCGAAAAAACCGGCCCGGAAAGCTACTACCTGGAAGACGCCTGGTATTCCGCCTGCCGCCCCGAGGAAGACTGCCGCCCGGCCTGGTCCCTCAAAAGCAGCAAGGTATACCTTACCGTGGACGGTCTGGCCCATTTTGTTCACCCCCGGCTCCAGGTCAAGGAAGTGCCGGTCCTTTACTCGCCCTACCTGATGGCCCCGGCCAATGTCCACCGCCAGAGCGGGTTTCTGGCCCCGGAGCTTTCCACCTCCCGGCGGCGGGGCGACGGCCTGGCGCTGCCCTATTTCGTCAACCTTTCCCCCAGCGCCGATCTAACCCTTTACCCCAAATACATGGACCGGCGCGGCCTGCAGAGCGGCGTCGAGTTCCGTTACGCCGCCGCCCCCGGCTCGCTGGGGATGTTCCAGTTTACCTACCTTAAAGATAAACACCAGGACACCGCCGATGATCCCTACCGCAACGACGGCTGGCTGCGGGACAGCAGTCAGCGTTACTGGCTGCGGGGCAAGGCCGACCACGATTTCGGCGATGACCTGCTGCTGCGCCTGGACCTGGACCTGGTCTCCGATCAGGATTACATCATGGAATTTGATTCCGGCCTGATGGGGTATGCCCGTTCCACCAGCGCCTTTGAGAGCATGTTTGATCGCGAGCTGCAGGAGCCCTCGCTGGCCACCCGCCGCTCCACCCTGCAGCTTTTCCGCCTCCGCCCCACCACCCTGGTGGCCGGTGAGCTGATGGGTCAGCAGGACAGCCGCCATACCCTGAATTACCAGGGGCAGGAGGTTGACCGCAATCGCCGGGGCACCCCACTCCAGGCCCTGCCCCGGCTGCATGCCTCCGGCCGCAGTCCCATGCGCAGCCAGCCCTACAGCCTGGCCTGGAGCAATGAGTATGTCCATTACTGGCGGCAGGAGGGAATCGGCGCCCACCGGCTTGATCTGCACCCCCAGCTGATCGTGCCCCTGCCCCGCGGCGGCGGCTGGACGGAAGGGCGGGCCACCACGGGGGTGCGCCAGACCATGTACCAGGTAAACGAGCATGATGAGCATCGGTGGGAGTATGACCGCTATCAGGACCGCACCGCCTTCGATTTCGAGACCAACCTGGCCACCACCCTGGTGCGGGATTTCCGGCTGGCCCCGCAGGGACCATCCCGGGCCGCCTTTGACCGGCCGGTGACCTCGCCAGGGCTGGAACACATGGTGCGCCCCAACCTGATTTACAGTTACGTTAGCCGCAGCAGTGAAAGCGAGTTGCCGGAACTGGACAGCGTGGATCGCCTGGAGCGCAAAAACTGGCTGACCTACGAGCTGAACAATTACTTCGAGGTGTTCGGTTACCGGGCCTCCCCACCGCCGTCCCCGCCGGCCCCGGATGACTCGGCATTGGCAATCAACGGCCCGGCTGAGCCGGAGCCGCTGGCATTGCCGACCTCCCCGCCCGGCGACTTCTGGTCCCGGCCCCTGGCCTTTTTTAAAATGATGCAGACCTACGACATCGACGAGGCCCGGCGCGATCTGGAGGCCGATGAGAGTCGCCGGGAGCTTTCCGATCTGCGTTTCGACCTGCAGGCCTCTCCCTTGCCCAGCCTTGATTTGCGCTACCAGACCAACCTCAGCATGTACGGCCAGGGGGTCAACCGCTATGAACTCCAGGGTACTTATCGCCGGTTCGGCGGTTCGCTGACCCTAAACTACCGTTACCTCAAGCACAGCGGCATGCGGGAGCCCTATTTTTACACCGAGGCCGGGGACAGCCGCCACGATGTCCGGGCCGGCTTCACCGCCCCGCTGGGCGACTCCCTTACCTTCCGTGGCATGATTAATAAATCGCTGACCGAAGATTATATCGCCGACGCCTCTTTCGGGGTCACCTACCATCCGCACTGCTGGGCGGTGGAGATGGAGGTGCGGCGCTACGTGGATGAAAAGAGCTTCATGGTGGTCTTCACCTTGGATACTTTGGGTGAAATTCCACGCTGGCTGAAAAGGGGGATCTGA
- a CDS encoding radical SAM protein, translating into MNFIFGPVNSRRLGISLGLDLLPPKICNFNCIYCEVGPTTEFTCKRDEYTPTAAIIAEIEAFRADPAAVARLDVVTITASGEPTLHSGLGEIIAHCKRHIAKPVAVLSNGSLLPDPGVRRELALADIIIPSLDAAREESFRKINRPARECRLGEIIDGLAAFRQEFTGHYWLEILLAKGINDTPEDLAALAAAVKKINPERIQLNTVARPPLESFARPLSIEELRAAAALMPGPVDILTDRATDAAPLVRDVLASKRGRRENEEEVLHLLQRRPCTAADISTALGMERELVDQALARLQAAGRIGPSSYRDREYYIVLPQGQEQPQD; encoded by the coding sequence ATGAATTTCATCTTCGGTCCGGTCAACTCCCGCCGTCTCGGGATATCCCTGGGTCTCGACCTGCTGCCCCCCAAAATCTGCAATTTCAACTGTATCTATTGCGAGGTGGGCCCAACCACCGAGTTTACCTGTAAGCGGGATGAGTATACCCCGACGGCGGCGATCATTGCCGAAATCGAGGCCTTCCGGGCCGACCCGGCAGCGGTGGCGCGCCTGGACGTGGTGACCATCACCGCCTCCGGCGAGCCCACCCTGCACAGCGGCCTGGGGGAAATCATCGCCCATTGCAAGCGCCATATCGCCAAACCGGTGGCGGTACTGAGCAACGGCTCCCTGCTGCCCGACCCCGGAGTGCGGCGGGAACTGGCCCTGGCCGATATTATCATCCCTTCCCTGGACGCGGCCCGGGAGGAGAGTTTTCGTAAGATCAACCGCCCGGCCAGAGAGTGCCGGCTGGGCGAAATCATCGACGGGCTGGCCGCCTTTCGGCAGGAATTTACCGGTCATTACTGGCTGGAGATCCTGCTGGCCAAAGGGATCAACGACACCCCGGAGGACCTGGCCGCCCTGGCCGCGGCGGTGAAGAAGATCAACCCGGAACGGATACAGCTTAACACCGTGGCCCGGCCGCCGTTGGAGTCCTTCGCCCGGCCGCTGAGCATCGAAGAATTGCGGGCGGCGGCGGCACTGATGCCGGGGCCGGTGGATATCCTCACCGACCGCGCCACCGATGCCGCCCCCCTGGTAAGAGATGTTTTGGCCAGCAAAAGAGGCCGTCGCGAAAACGAGGAGGAGGTTCTGCACCTGCTGCAGCGCCGACCCTGCACCGCCGCCGATATCAGCACCGCCCTGGGCATGGAGCGGGAGCTGGTGGACCAGGCCCTTGCACGCCTGCAGGCGGCCGGCCGGATCGGCCCTTCGAGTTATCGCGACCGGGAATATTATATTGTCCTGCCCCAAGGGCAGGAACAACCACAGGACTGA
- the ilvD gene encoding dihydroxy-acid dehydratase translates to MRSDALRKGLERAPHRSLLKAMGYTDEEIRRPLVGIAHAHNEIIPGHVHLDKIVEAVKTGVRMAGGTPIAFATIGVCDGLAMNHTGMKYSLASREIIADSVEIMAMAHPFDALVMVPNCDKVTPGMLMAMLRVNIPALMVSGGPMLTGRFRGQDVHLVSVFEGVGKVRADTMSMEELHELEEKACPGCGSCAGMFTANSMNCLAEAIGLALPGNGTIPAVAAARIRLAKQAGMSVMELLKENIRPRDIASAEAFENAMAVDMALGCSTNTVLHVPAIAHEAGVELPLSHFNEVSGRTPHLCSLIPGGPHSLQQLDEAGGVPAVLHEMVKGGVEINLEVITATGKTLRENLARVKTYDADVIRPVSNPYHQVGGIGVLYGNLAPDGAVVKQSAVADEMLTHRGPARVFDGEDEAHSAILDGKINPGDVVVIRYCGPRGGPGMPEMLSPTAAIIGMGLGKSVALITDGRFSGGTQGACIGHVSPEAAEGGPIALVQEGDEIRVDIPNHRLELAVSEEELERRRADWRPRAPKITTGYGARYATMVSSGSTGAIVGCRSDQRPPATGA, encoded by the coding sequence ATGCGAAGCGACGCCCTGCGCAAAGGATTGGAACGCGCCCCCCATCGCTCATTGCTCAAGGCCATGGGCTATACCGATGAAGAGATCCGCCGCCCCCTGGTGGGTATCGCCCATGCCCACAACGAGATCATCCCCGGCCATGTGCATCTGGACAAGATCGTGGAAGCGGTCAAGACCGGGGTCCGGATGGCCGGCGGCACCCCCATTGCCTTTGCCACCATCGGGGTCTGCGACGGCCTGGCGATGAACCACACCGGCATGAAATATTCCCTGGCCAGCCGCGAGATCATCGCCGATTCGGTGGAGATCATGGCCATGGCCCATCCCTTCGATGCCCTGGTGATGGTGCCCAACTGTGACAAGGTCACCCCCGGCATGCTGATGGCCATGCTGCGGGTCAATATTCCCGCCCTGATGGTCAGCGGCGGGCCCATGCTCACCGGCCGCTTCCGGGGTCAGGACGTGCACCTGGTCAGCGTCTTTGAAGGGGTGGGCAAGGTGCGGGCCGATACCATGAGCATGGAAGAGCTGCATGAGCTGGAAGAGAAGGCCTGCCCCGGTTGCGGTTCCTGTGCCGGGATGTTTACCGCCAATTCCATGAACTGCCTGGCCGAGGCCATCGGCCTGGCCCTTCCCGGCAACGGTACCATCCCGGCGGTGGCCGCCGCCCGTATCCGCCTGGCCAAACAGGCGGGGATGTCGGTGATGGAGCTGCTCAAGGAGAATATCCGCCCGCGGGATATCGCTTCTGCCGAGGCCTTTGAAAACGCCATGGCGGTGGATATGGCCCTGGGCTGCTCCACCAACACCGTGCTCCATGTCCCGGCCATCGCCCACGAGGCCGGGGTTGAGTTGCCTTTAAGCCATTTCAACGAGGTCAGCGGCCGTACCCCGCACCTCTGCAGCCTGATCCCCGGTGGCCCCCACAGCTTGCAGCAGTTGGACGAGGCCGGCGGGGTACCGGCGGTGCTGCACGAAATGGTCAAAGGTGGGGTGGAGATCAACCTGGAGGTGATCACCGCCACCGGTAAAACCCTGCGGGAGAACCTGGCAAGGGTCAAGACCTACGACGCCGATGTGATCCGGCCGGTGAGCAACCCCTACCATCAGGTGGGCGGCATCGGGGTGCTCTACGGCAACCTGGCTCCGGACGGGGCGGTGGTCAAGCAGTCGGCGGTGGCCGACGAGATGCTTACTCATCGCGGCCCGGCCCGGGTTTTCGACGGCGAAGACGAGGCCCACAGCGCCATCCTGGACGGTAAAATCAACCCCGGCGATGTGGTGGTAATCCGCTACTGTGGCCCCAGGGGCGGGCCCGGCATGCCGGAGATGCTCTCGCCCACCGCCGCCATCATCGGCATGGGCCTGGGCAAGAGCGTGGCCCTGATCACCGACGGCCGTTTTTCCGGCGGCACCCAGGGGGCCTGTATCGGCCATGTCTCGCCGGAGGCCGCCGAGGGCGGCCCCATTGCCCTGGTGCAGGAGGGGGATGAAATAAGGGTTGATATTCCAAACCACCGCCTGGAGCTGGCGGTAAGCGAAGAAGAGCTGGAACGGCGGCGGGCCGACTGGCGGCCACGGGCGCCCAAGATCACCACCGGTTATGGCGCCCGTTACGCAACCATGGTCAGTTCCGGCAGCACCGGCGCCATTGTCGGCTGCCGCTCCGACCAGCGCCCACCGGCAACCGGAGCGTAA
- a CDS encoding lytic murein transglycosylase, producing MRYFAFCCLAWGLMLLWPITPVAASGASPEELPVVDGRPLELESPAYRELFQELIQEHGFSREQLEQWFSGLTIQERVLELMDAQWEARPYHRYAAPLLSWWNVGNGRVLLERHARLLDRIEEQFGVEREIVVAIWGLESNYGGHEGSFSIFRTMNTIFAAYPRRSDFYRRQIIDFLLICRELELDPRTVRGSYGGAFGQAQFIPSSYRAYAVDFDGSGRRDIINSVPDVLASIANYLRHFGWQYGAPRYAELGSQLHDPRLKEAVGAGRRGVLPRATIEEVQGVELPPSPDDRPLRIVALEQAAGDHRYLAAYPNFQAITHWNNSYRYAMVVIELAEKLRAQ from the coding sequence GTGCGATATTTTGCCTTTTGTTGCCTGGCCTGGGGGTTAATGCTGCTGTGGCCGATCACTCCGGTGGCTGCCTCCGGGGCCTCGCCGGAAGAGCTCCCGGTTGTCGACGGCCGCCCGCTGGAACTGGAATCTCCGGCCTACCGGGAGTTGTTTCAGGAGCTGATCCAGGAACACGGTTTCAGCCGGGAGCAACTGGAGCAATGGTTCAGCGGCCTGACCATCCAAGAGCGAGTTCTGGAGCTGATGGATGCCCAGTGGGAAGCGCGGCCCTATCACCGTTATGCCGCGCCGCTGCTCTCCTGGTGGAATGTCGGCAATGGCCGGGTCCTGCTGGAGCGTCATGCCCGGCTGCTGGACCGCATTGAAGAGCAGTTCGGGGTGGAGCGGGAGATCGTGGTGGCCATCTGGGGCCTTGAAAGCAACTACGGCGGCCATGAGGGTTCGTTTTCGATCTTTCGCACCATGAACACCATTTTTGCCGCCTATCCCCGCCGCAGCGACTTTTATCGTCGGCAGATCATCGATTTTCTGCTGATTTGCCGGGAGCTTGAACTCGACCCCCGCACGGTGCGTGGCTCCTATGGCGGCGCCTTCGGTCAGGCCCAGTTCATCCCCTCGAGTTACCGCGCCTATGCGGTGGATTTCGACGGCTCCGGCCGGCGCGATATCATCAATTCGGTGCCCGACGTGCTGGCCAGTATCGCCAACTACCTGCGCCACTTCGGCTGGCAGTATGGCGCTCCCCGCTATGCCGAACTCGGCTCGCAACTGCATGATCCCCGTTTAAAGGAAGCCGTTGGGGCCGGCCGCCGGGGGGTGCTGCCCAGGGCGACCATCGAGGAGGTTCAGGGGGTCGAGTTGCCACCCTCCCCGGATGATCGCCCCTTGCGCATTGTGGCCTTGGAGCAGGCCGCCGGCGACCACCGTTATCTGGCCGCCTACCCCAATTTTCAGGCCATTACCCACTGG